In Candidatus Limnocylindrales bacterium, a single window of DNA contains:
- a CDS encoding aspartate aminotransferase family protein produces MSTSSIITRSDRYLVGNYARFPVAFVSGKGCRLRGEDGRDYLDLFSGLGVSSMGCAHPRVTAAIREQSERLMHTSNLYYHEPGAALAERLVELTFGDRAFFCNSGAEANEAAIKMARRHAKGRYKIVSVHRSFHGRTYGALSATGQDGLKEGFGPMLEGFVHVEPCSADAIAAAIDADTAAVLVEPIIGEGGILVPPPGYLKALRRICDDSGVLLILDEVQTGNGRTGKLFAYEHEGVMPDILTTAKGIAAGLPLGAVIAREEVAAGLVPGSHGTTFGANPVCCAAGVAVLRELVEGGVTENAARVGDYLMNRLRKLLAGCDKVVDIRGKGLMIGVELTSEARPVVQRLLERGVIANATAGCVLRLLPPLVLTQAEAEEGALAIAEAVKS; encoded by the coding sequence GTGAGCACCAGCTCCATCATCACGCGCAGCGATCGGTACCTGGTCGGCAACTACGCGCGGTTCCCGGTCGCGTTCGTCTCGGGCAAGGGCTGCCGACTGCGCGGCGAGGACGGCCGCGACTACCTCGACCTGTTCTCGGGCCTCGGCGTCTCCTCGATGGGATGCGCGCATCCTCGCGTCACTGCCGCCATCCGCGAGCAGAGCGAGCGGCTGATGCACACGTCCAACCTCTACTACCACGAGCCCGGCGCGGCGTTGGCGGAGCGGCTGGTGGAGCTGACGTTCGGCGACCGTGCCTTCTTCTGCAACAGCGGCGCCGAGGCCAACGAGGCCGCGATCAAGATGGCGCGCCGGCATGCGAAGGGACGCTACAAGATCGTCTCGGTGCACCGCTCCTTTCACGGCCGCACCTACGGCGCGCTGTCGGCCACGGGGCAGGACGGCCTCAAGGAAGGCTTCGGCCCGATGCTCGAGGGGTTCGTGCACGTGGAGCCGTGCAGCGCCGATGCGATCGCCGCCGCCATCGATGCCGACACGGCCGCCGTGCTGGTCGAGCCCATCATCGGCGAGGGCGGGATCCTGGTGCCGCCGCCGGGCTATCTGAAGGCGCTGCGCAGGATCTGCGACGACAGCGGCGTGCTGCTGATCCTCGACGAAGTGCAGACCGGCAACGGCCGCACCGGCAAGCTCTTCGCCTACGAGCACGAAGGCGTGATGCCCGACATCCTGACCACGGCCAAGGGCATCGCGGCCGGTCTTCCGCTCGGTGCAGTGATCGCGCGCGAGGAAGTGGCGGCGGGCCTGGTTCCGGGTTCGCACGGCACCACGTTCGGCGCCAACCCCGTCTGCTGCGCGGCTGGCGTGGCCGTCCTGCGCGAGCTCGTCGAAGGCGGCGTTACCGAGAACGCCGCGCGCGTCGGCGACTACCTGATGAACCGGCTGCGCAAGCTGCTGGCCGGCTGCGACAAGGTCGTCGACATTCGTGGCAAGGGCCTGATGATCGGCGTGGAGTTGACGAGCGAGGCGCGGCCGGTGGTGCAGCGGCTGCTCGAGCGCGGTGTCATCGCCAACGCCACGGCCGGCTGCGTCCTGCGGTTGCTGCCGCCGCTGGTGCTGACGCAGGCGGAGGCCGAAGAAGGCGCTTTGGCCATCGCCGAGGCGGTGAAGTCATGA
- a CDS encoding phytanoyl-CoA dioxygenase family protein: MSTSTDRANEADTKLATNPHAASAVAELYRDGITALSGAFSREWVEQMREDIMTAFWAAIQIPGGSVGRGPRRWYVEIHPQQLAGFVDLVTHPWVTAMCEQVLGPDYEVVELGFDVPFQGARRQPWHRDFPSPPETYEQRRITSLAFNMTGVDVTPDMGPFEIAPGTQWDDGRHWKHEMFPPREEWPRYEERGVRKYPKAGDISCRSALTVHRGTPHPSPIARPVLVLGVDAPGAGHAALHDPMVTREYYDALPASVREHLVCRIVDKLEPVIQKHDIEGLVMGDE; this comes from the coding sequence ATGAGCACCTCGACCGATCGCGCAAACGAAGCGGACACGAAGCTCGCCACCAACCCCCATGCAGCCTCTGCCGTCGCCGAGCTCTACCGCGACGGCATCACCGCGCTCTCGGGCGCCTTCTCTCGCGAGTGGGTCGAGCAGATGCGAGAGGACATCATGACCGCGTTCTGGGCGGCCATTCAGATTCCGGGCGGCTCGGTCGGCCGCGGCCCGCGGCGCTGGTATGTCGAGATCCACCCGCAACAGCTTGCGGGTTTCGTCGATCTCGTGACGCATCCGTGGGTGACGGCGATGTGCGAGCAGGTTCTGGGCCCGGACTACGAGGTCGTCGAGCTGGGCTTCGACGTTCCATTCCAGGGAGCCCGGCGCCAGCCCTGGCACCGCGACTTTCCGTCTCCGCCCGAGACGTACGAGCAGCGCCGCATCACCTCGCTGGCGTTCAACATGACCGGTGTCGACGTCACGCCCGACATGGGACCGTTCGAGATCGCGCCGGGCACGCAGTGGGACGACGGGCGGCATTGGAAGCACGAGATGTTTCCGCCCAGGGAAGAATGGCCGCGCTACGAGGAGCGCGGCGTCCGCAAATATCCGAAGGCGGGCGACATCAGCTGCAGGTCGGCGCTGACGGTGCATCGAGGCACGCCGCATCCGTCGCCGATCGCGCGCCCGGTGCTGGTGCTCGGTGTCGACGCGCCAGGTGCAGGGCACGCCGCATTGCACGACCCGATGGTGACGCGCGAGTATTACGATGCGCTGCCGGCGTCGGTGCGGGAGCATCTGGTGTGCCGCATCGTCGACAAGCTCGAGCCCGTCATTCAGAAGCACGACATCGAAGGCCTCGTCATGGGCGACGAGTAG
- a CDS encoding type II toxin-antitoxin system HicB family antitoxin, which produces MAADGTMVAAVPSLPGCISHGTTRKEAVMNAREAIAGYLESLRERGEPIPPFTDEEIIDIPT; this is translated from the coding sequence ATGGCTGCGGATGGAACGATGGTGGCGGCGGTCCCGTCCTTGCCCGGCTGCATCTCGCACGGCACCACACGCAAGGAGGCGGTGATGAACGCCCGCGAAGCCATCGCGGGCTACCTCGAGAGCCTGCGCGAACGCGGCGAGCCGATCCCGCCGTTCACCGACGAAGAGATCATCGACATTCCGACCTGA
- a CDS encoding SDR family NAD(P)-dependent oxidoreductase, protein MRKIAVVTGASAGIGAASARRLAADGFDVVIGARRTDRLAALASEIGARWAPLDVTNQASVDAFCAPLPTVHVLVNNAGGAKGLAPLAEANEEHWRWMYETNVLGLMRMTRGLLPALERSGDGHVVNVGSIAGIETYAGGAGYTSVKHAVRAISHTLRLELLGRPVRVTEIAPGLVETEFSLVRFDGDAERASKVYAGMQPLTADDIADCISWAVTRPSHVNIDYMLVNPRAQARATLVHREQK, encoded by the coding sequence ATGCGAAAGATCGCCGTGGTTACCGGAGCATCGGCAGGCATCGGGGCAGCAAGCGCGCGGCGGCTGGCGGCCGACGGCTTCGACGTCGTCATCGGCGCCCGCCGCACCGATCGGCTGGCCGCACTGGCAAGCGAGATCGGCGCGCGATGGGCGCCGCTGGACGTGACGAATCAGGCCAGCGTCGATGCGTTCTGCGCACCGCTGCCCACCGTGCACGTGCTGGTGAACAACGCAGGCGGCGCCAAGGGCCTGGCGCCGCTGGCCGAGGCGAACGAAGAGCACTGGCGGTGGATGTACGAAACCAACGTTCTCGGACTGATGCGCATGACGCGCGGGCTGCTACCGGCGCTGGAACGCTCCGGCGACGGCCACGTCGTCAACGTCGGCTCGATTGCCGGCATCGAGACCTACGCCGGCGGCGCGGGCTACACGAGCGTCAAGCACGCGGTGCGTGCGATCAGTCACACGCTGCGTCTCGAGCTGCTGGGCCGGCCCGTCCGCGTAACCGAGATCGCGCCCGGACTGGTGGAGACCGAGTTCAGCCTCGTGCGATTCGATGGCGATGCTGAACGCGCATCCAAGGTGTATGCGGGCATGCAGCCGCTGACGGCCGACGATATCGCGGACTGCATCTCCTGGGCCGTGACGCGCCCGAGCCACGTCAACATCGACTACATGCTGGTCAACCCACGCGCGCAGGCGCGCGCGACCCTGGTTCACCGCGAGCAGAAATAG
- a CDS encoding right-handed parallel beta-helix repeat-containing protein, which yields MKHASLGARAALVIAITIRASAGGAEVAITSCGQAVVNDTGFLTRNLSCTTADSVRLENASLDLRGFTISGNRIYCLWSCEIRGPGTHRGAILDNQVSGRPGRIILDRFTQEGTVLALGGQLIARNMDVSGAETGNGCLVDGNKVIISDSTISSGGTGVCAPKGLRLSNSRVTGNRLDGLRIFGRVNVFDSTIDGNGDNGIVSYFGSAYHPGRLRIDGSAILNNASDGVRYADLLVRITDSVIRGNGLSGMRVSECDPSLPIGVRDSELSANGSDPDCDSGVVCVDIESCDKPRVTKTVCERSHAALGDADDDWGVCSQDGP from the coding sequence ATGAAACACGCATCACTCGGTGCTCGTGCCGCGCTCGTCATTGCCATCACGATCCGGGCATCGGCAGGCGGCGCCGAAGTAGCCATCACCTCCTGCGGACAGGCCGTGGTCAACGATACGGGCTTTCTGACGCGCAACCTGAGCTGCACCACCGCCGACTCCGTCCGGCTCGAAAACGCCAGCCTCGACCTTCGCGGCTTCACGATCAGCGGCAACCGCATCTACTGCCTCTGGTCGTGCGAAATCCGAGGCCCAGGCACGCATCGCGGAGCCATCCTGGACAACCAGGTCAGCGGACGCCCCGGGCGAATCATCCTCGATCGCTTCACGCAGGAAGGGACGGTGCTTGCGCTGGGAGGACAGTTGATCGCGCGCAACATGGACGTCTCGGGCGCCGAGACGGGCAACGGCTGTCTGGTCGACGGCAACAAGGTCATCATCTCCGACAGCACGATCTCCAGCGGCGGCACCGGCGTGTGTGCGCCGAAGGGCCTGCGACTGTCGAATTCGCGCGTCACTGGCAACCGCCTCGACGGCCTTCGCATTTTCGGCCGCGTCAACGTCTTCGACTCCACCATCGACGGCAACGGCGACAACGGCATCGTCAGTTATTTCGGGTCCGCCTATCATCCCGGCCGGCTGCGCATCGACGGCTCGGCCATTCTGAACAACGCCAGCGACGGCGTGCGCTACGCCGACCTGCTGGTGCGCATCACCGACTCCGTCATCCGCGGCAACGGCCTGTCGGGCATGCGCGTGAGCGAGTGCGACCCATCGCTGCCGATCGGTGTGCGCGACAGCGAGCTCTCCGCCAATGGCTCCGATCCGGATTGCGATTCCGGCGTCGTCTGCGTCGACATCGAGAGCTGCGACAAGCCCCGCGTCACCAAAACCGTGTGCGAACGCAGCCACGCCGCCCTTGGCGATGCGGACGATGACTGGGGAGTCTGCAGCCAGGATGGGCCATGA
- a CDS encoding alkaline phosphatase family protein, whose amino-acid sequence MAAVLACSLAVMVAGLSCTSSEPAARHPVFIIGVDGLEWRLVREMLAERQLPNLAALLERGRYGQLETMHPSMSPAIWTSIATGVSPRRHGIRTFLKPRGQLYTNRDRRTKALWNIASEHGRRSHVIGWWMTFPVEPISGIMVAQVNSSVSGDRQPDAIYKGGMVSSLEHQVHPPELSQRMLGIAAEVEADLNVIADSIFAAPVQPHADVATLWKQSLWSVRADATYERVSLEALKVQPDVDLFMVYFGGTDVLGHRFWRWTYPREFRFPPSAESLAAYGSVMTDYYRYMDEVIGRIVEVAPEDATIIVISDHGMGPANRKSPYDPEAKGTRARSGAHGRTEAFLALAGANIAPTEPERDLTRLQPEDVDDLGSIFDVAPTVLALLDLPVGRDMEGKVRSELLDPAFLAAHPLRYVPTHTPPDWKEARRMPQAQTPAEQERLEQLRSLGYIQ is encoded by the coding sequence TTGGCCGCCGTTCTGGCATGTTCCCTGGCGGTGATGGTGGCGGGGCTTTCGTGCACCTCCAGTGAGCCTGCCGCGCGCCATCCCGTGTTCATCATCGGCGTGGACGGGCTGGAATGGCGGCTGGTGCGCGAGATGCTGGCCGAGCGCCAGCTGCCGAACCTGGCGGCGCTGCTGGAGCGCGGGCGCTATGGGCAGCTGGAGACGATGCATCCGAGCATGTCCCCGGCAATCTGGACCAGCATCGCCACCGGTGTCTCGCCCAGGCGTCACGGCATCCGCACCTTTCTGAAGCCGCGCGGGCAGCTCTACACGAACCGCGACCGACGCACGAAGGCGCTGTGGAACATCGCGAGCGAGCACGGCCGCCGCTCGCACGTGATCGGCTGGTGGATGACGTTCCCGGTCGAGCCGATCAGCGGCATCATGGTCGCGCAGGTGAACTCGTCGGTGAGCGGTGACCGGCAGCCCGATGCGATCTACAAGGGCGGCATGGTTTCGAGCCTCGAGCATCAGGTGCATCCGCCCGAGCTGTCGCAGCGAATGCTCGGCATCGCGGCCGAGGTCGAGGCGGACCTGAACGTCATCGCCGATTCCATCTTCGCGGCGCCCGTCCAGCCGCACGCCGATGTGGCGACGCTGTGGAAGCAGAGCCTGTGGTCGGTGCGCGCCGACGCGACCTACGAGCGCGTGTCGCTCGAGGCCCTGAAAGTGCAGCCGGACGTGGATCTGTTCATGGTCTACTTCGGCGGAACCGACGTGCTCGGCCACCGTTTCTGGCGCTGGACCTATCCGCGCGAGTTCCGCTTCCCGCCCTCGGCCGAGAGCCTGGCGGCGTACGGCAGCGTGATGACCGACTACTACCGGTACATGGACGAGGTCATCGGCCGTATCGTGGAGGTCGCGCCCGAGGATGCGACGATCATCGTCATCAGCGATCACGGCATGGGCCCGGCCAATCGCAAATCACCGTACGATCCGGAGGCCAAGGGCACGCGAGCTCGTTCGGGAGCGCATGGCCGCACAGAGGCGTTCCTCGCGCTTGCCGGTGCCAACATCGCGCCGACCGAGCCGGAGCGCGACCTGACGCGGCTCCAGCCGGAGGATGTCGACGACCTCGGATCGATCTTCGACGTGGCGCCCACCGTTCTGGCCCTGCTCGACCTGCCGGTTGGCCGCGACATGGAAGGGAAGGTGCGAAGCGAGCTTCTCGATCCGGCTTTCCTGGCTGCGCATCCGCTGCGCTACGTTCCCACGCACACGCCGCCTGACTGGAAGGAGGCGCGCCGGATGCCGCAGGCGCAGACGCCGGCCGAGCAGGAGCGACTCGAGCAGTTGCGCTCGCTCGGCTACATCCAGTGA
- the argB gene encoding acetylglutamate kinase, with protein sequence MDELIAKADVLLETLPYLRRFAGRTVVIKYGGHAMLDEQLQSGFAEDVVLLRSIGLRPVIVHGGGPQIEQALSKHGIKTHFVRGMRVTDEDTMEIVEMVLGGQINKTIVGMIHRHGGKAIGLTGKDGRLLHASKLKVKVEEKGRKAELVDVGLVGKIERVDAEIIERIAGTDFIPVIAPIATDDDGGTYNVNADVAAGEIAAALKADKLILLTDVAGIKDGAGDVQPYLSAEEARRQIKAGSIASGMVPKVECAIHALENGVGQVHIIDGRVKHAVLLEIFTTGGVGTEVLLDKRSTAGKGATAAGARTAGGNKAGAGAIKQAAAPGRAAKKSGPMSAARAKK encoded by the coding sequence ATGGATGAGCTGATCGCCAAAGCCGACGTACTGCTGGAGACCCTGCCATACCTGCGTCGCTTTGCCGGCCGCACGGTCGTCATCAAGTACGGCGGCCATGCCATGCTGGACGAGCAGCTCCAGTCCGGCTTTGCCGAGGACGTGGTCCTGCTGCGCTCGATCGGGCTGCGGCCCGTGATCGTCCACGGCGGCGGCCCACAGATCGAGCAGGCGCTGTCCAAGCACGGCATCAAGACCCACTTCGTGCGCGGCATGCGCGTGACCGACGAGGACACGATGGAGATCGTCGAGATGGTGCTCGGCGGCCAGATCAACAAGACCATCGTCGGCATGATCCATCGACACGGCGGCAAGGCCATCGGCCTGACTGGCAAGGACGGCCGCCTGCTGCATGCCAGCAAGCTCAAGGTCAAGGTCGAGGAGAAAGGCAGGAAGGCCGAGCTCGTCGACGTTGGCCTGGTGGGCAAGATCGAGCGCGTCGATGCCGAGATCATCGAGCGCATCGCCGGCACCGACTTCATTCCGGTGATCGCGCCGATCGCGACCGACGACGACGGCGGGACGTACAACGTCAACGCCGACGTGGCCGCAGGAGAGATCGCTGCGGCGCTGAAGGCCGACAAGCTGATTCTCCTGACCGACGTTGCGGGCATCAAGGACGGCGCAGGCGACGTGCAGCCGTACCTGTCGGCGGAGGAGGCACGCCGGCAGATCAAGGCCGGCTCCATCGCCTCGGGCATGGTTCCCAAGGTCGAGTGCGCGATTCATGCGCTGGAGAACGGCGTCGGGCAGGTGCACATCATCGACGGACGAGTGAAGCACGCGGTGCTGCTGGAGATCTTCACCACCGGCGGCGTCGGCACCGAGGTGCTTCTCGACAAGAGATCGACGGCCGGCAAGGGCGCGACGGCCGCGGGCGCAAGGACCGCTGGCGGCAACAAGGCCGGCGCCGGCGCAATCAAGCAAGCGGCTGCGCCGGGCCGTGCAGCCAAGAAGAGCGGACCGATGTCGGCCGCCAGAGCGAAGAAGTGA
- the argF gene encoding ornithine carbamoyltransferase: MKRDLVTLRDLSREEILHLVALARRMKDDVRNRRPHRWLTGRTLAMIFEKPSLRTRVTFETGMYQLGGDAIYLAPGDIQLGTREPVSDIAANLSRWVDVIVARTFSHKSVVDLAQNSTVPVINGLSDLYHPCQVLADVLTLIELRENTEGLKVAFVGDGNNMVHSWLLATVKLGFDFRLACPAGYEPDADILAEAEAAAPGRILITHDVAAAVKGADVLYTDVWTSMGQEVEAERRRKAFARYQINDAVVAKAASDAVVMHCLPAHRGEEITASVIDGPRSIVLEQAENRLHIQKAILAWLVGTEEAR; encoded by the coding sequence ATGAAGAGAGACCTCGTCACGCTGCGCGATCTGTCGCGCGAGGAGATCCTGCACCTGGTCGCGCTCGCGCGCCGCATGAAGGACGACGTGCGCAATCGTCGGCCGCACCGCTGGCTGACGGGACGCACGCTGGCGATGATCTTCGAAAAACCGAGCCTGCGAACGCGGGTGACGTTCGAGACCGGCATGTACCAGCTCGGCGGCGATGCCATCTACCTTGCGCCCGGCGACATCCAGCTCGGAACGCGCGAGCCGGTCTCCGACATCGCCGCCAACCTCTCGCGCTGGGTCGACGTCATCGTGGCACGCACGTTCTCGCACAAGTCGGTGGTCGATCTGGCGCAGAACTCCACGGTACCCGTCATCAACGGCCTCTCCGACCTCTATCATCCGTGTCAGGTGCTGGCCGACGTCCTGACGCTGATCGAACTGCGCGAGAACACCGAGGGTCTCAAGGTCGCGTTCGTGGGCGACGGCAACAACATGGTTCACTCCTGGCTGCTTGCCACCGTCAAGCTCGGCTTCGACTTCCGCCTGGCCTGCCCCGCCGGCTACGAGCCCGACGCCGACATCCTGGCCGAGGCCGAAGCCGCCGCGCCAGGCCGCATCCTGATCACGCACGACGTGGCCGCGGCCGTCAAAGGCGCGGACGTGCTCTACACCGACGTGTGGACGAGCATGGGGCAGGAGGTGGAGGCCGAGCGGCGCCGAAAGGCGTTCGCGCGCTATCAGATCAACGACGCGGTGGTCGCGAAGGCCGCGTCCGATGCAGTCGTCATGCACTGCCTGCCTGCCCATCGTGGAGAGGAAATCACCGCCAGCGTCATCGACGGCCCGCGCTCGATCGTGCTCGAGCAGGCCGAGAACCGCCTTCACATCCAGAAGGCGATCCTGGCCTGGCTGGTGGGGACCGAAGAGGCTCGCTAG
- a CDS encoding matrixin family metalloprotease, with product MLSRLGVGTLLLAGVFLLPTLADPCGRPLTYRIGELDLRFGLPRHELMEAMRQAEAVWEEAAGRNLFDYAADGEIAVHLVYDERQETATTNEKRKDVIDRVSETAEQVRERREALIDRHERAQKKYLEARAEFDRLLDEHNRDVKRWNARGGATGAQLQALRLEAEELEESAAALEEERLRVNAMAEEANALANRYNELAHKVNEHVEAINATAGQEFKQGRYVRDRDGTRIYIFEFIGEKDLVHVLAHELGHALGLEHDDDPQAIMYGLNATVAVEPTPGDIAALRERCRL from the coding sequence ATGTTGAGCAGACTCGGTGTGGGGACGTTGTTGCTTGCGGGGGTTTTCCTTCTTCCCACCCTTGCCGATCCGTGCGGGCGGCCGCTGACCTATCGGATCGGCGAACTGGATCTGCGCTTCGGGCTGCCGCGTCACGAACTGATGGAGGCCATGCGACAGGCCGAGGCAGTCTGGGAGGAGGCCGCCGGGAGGAACCTCTTCGATTACGCCGCCGACGGCGAGATCGCCGTCCATCTCGTCTACGACGAGCGCCAGGAGACGGCCACGACCAACGAGAAGCGGAAGGACGTCATCGACCGGGTCAGCGAGACCGCCGAGCAGGTACGGGAGCGCCGTGAGGCGCTGATCGACAGGCACGAGCGCGCACAGAAGAAGTACCTGGAGGCGCGCGCGGAGTTCGACCGGCTTCTGGATGAACACAACCGCGACGTGAAGCGATGGAACGCTCGCGGCGGCGCCACCGGAGCGCAGCTGCAGGCGCTGCGGCTCGAGGCCGAGGAGCTCGAAGAGTCGGCCGCGGCGCTCGAAGAGGAGCGCCTGCGTGTCAATGCGATGGCCGAGGAAGCCAACGCGCTCGCCAACCGCTACAACGAGCTCGCCCACAAGGTCAACGAGCACGTGGAGGCCATCAACGCGACGGCAGGCCAGGAGTTCAAGCAGGGCCGCTACGTGCGCGATCGCGACGGCACGCGCATCTACATCTTCGAGTTCATCGGCGAGAAGGACCTGGTGCACGTGCTCGCGCACGAGCTCGGGCACGCGCTGGGCCTCGAGCACGACGACGACCCGCAGGCCATCATGTACGGCTTGAACGCCACTGTGGCGGTGGAGCCGACGCCCGGCGACATCGCGGCCTTGCGCGAGCGCTGCCGGCTCTAG
- a CDS encoding family 1 glycosylhydrolase, translating to MRSLTPVRGDIEIWAGVECTVNRVRDQRFDQMARSGHRWRIEDLDLFAELAPRRLRYPVLWETVAPEGDLARADWSWPDERLQRLRTLGLEPIAGLIHHGSGPSNTDLLDVDLPQKLAQYARAVAERYPWMLDYTPINEPLTTARFSALYGHWYPHMQDHACFLRALVNQCLATAAAMREIRAVQPQARLVQTEDLGTTTSTPRLRYQADFDNARRWLGFDLLCGRVDVDHPFWPALAQAVGERALADLLERPCPPDIIGINYYVTSDRHLDENLAAYPAWSHGGNGRDVYADVETVRVLGIEISGHEKALSAAWERYRIPVALTEVHIDSTREDQLRWLQEAWYGAHRARDAGADVRAITPWALLGSFDWNSLVTRDAGYYESGAFDLRTPDRQPRRTAVADMIRSYSIAGAYAHPVLSHRGWWRRPCRAFAGTSREADQDCLEQDEGGTPLLITGATGTLGRAFARLCRQRAIPYRLVSRKEMDIADPESVLATLKRIRPWAVVNTAGYVRVDDAESDRMRCFRENTEGAAVLARECRRLELPMMTFSTDLVFDGSSSRPYVESDRPRPLNAYGESKAEAEKLVLSSWDGALIVRTSAFFGPWDEHNFLKHATRCWRSGTVVEADPEQVVTPTYVPELARICLDLLIDGETGLWHVANPDAVSWAELALRLAALQGYPASLVRATRARTSVAPRPRYSALGSERGVLLPSLQSCLERYVADCAQEAQPSVA from the coding sequence ATGCGATCCCTGACTCCTGTGCGAGGCGACATCGAAATCTGGGCGGGTGTGGAATGCACCGTCAACCGTGTGCGCGACCAGCGCTTCGATCAGATGGCACGGTCCGGCCACCGATGGCGCATCGAAGATCTCGATCTTTTTGCCGAGCTCGCGCCGCGCCGCCTGCGGTATCCGGTGTTGTGGGAGACCGTCGCTCCCGAAGGCGATCTTGCTCGCGCCGATTGGAGCTGGCCCGACGAGCGCCTGCAACGCCTGCGAACGCTCGGACTGGAGCCGATCGCAGGCCTCATTCACCACGGAAGCGGTCCCTCCAACACCGATCTGCTCGACGTCGACCTTCCGCAGAAGCTCGCGCAGTACGCTCGCGCCGTCGCAGAGCGGTATCCGTGGATGCTCGACTACACCCCGATCAACGAGCCCCTGACCACTGCCCGCTTCAGCGCGCTGTACGGACACTGGTATCCGCACATGCAGGACCACGCGTGCTTCCTGCGCGCGCTGGTCAACCAGTGTCTGGCCACCGCCGCCGCCATGCGCGAAATCCGTGCCGTGCAGCCGCAGGCGCGGCTCGTGCAGACCGAGGACCTCGGCACCACCACGTCGACGCCGCGGCTGCGCTATCAGGCCGACTTCGATAACGCGCGGCGTTGGCTCGGCTTCGACCTGTTGTGCGGAAGGGTCGATGTCGATCATCCTTTCTGGCCGGCGCTGGCTCAGGCCGTCGGCGAACGCGCGCTCGCGGACCTGCTCGAGCGGCCGTGCCCGCCCGATATCATCGGCATCAACTATTACGTCACCAGCGACCGCCACCTCGACGAGAACCTGGCCGCCTATCCGGCGTGGAGCCATGGCGGCAACGGCCGCGATGTCTATGCCGACGTCGAAACCGTGCGCGTGCTGGGAATCGAGATCAGCGGACACGAGAAGGCGCTGTCGGCGGCGTGGGAACGGTACCGGATTCCCGTGGCGCTGACCGAGGTGCACATCGACAGCACGCGCGAAGACCAGCTGCGCTGGCTGCAGGAGGCGTGGTACGGCGCGCACCGCGCGCGCGACGCCGGCGCCGACGTGCGGGCGATCACGCCGTGGGCGCTGCTGGGATCCTTTGACTGGAACTCACTGGTCACGCGCGACGCCGGCTATTACGAGTCGGGCGCGTTCGACCTGCGAACGCCCGACCGCCAGCCCCGCCGTACCGCGGTGGCCGACATGATCCGCAGCTATTCGATCGCCGGAGCCTACGCACACCCGGTGCTGTCGCATCGCGGGTGGTGGCGACGCCCCTGCCGCGCGTTCGCGGGCACCAGTCGCGAAGCCGACCAGGACTGCCTCGAGCAGGACGAGGGTGGAACGCCGCTCCTGATCACCGGCGCCACCGGCACTCTCGGCCGCGCCTTTGCCAGGCTGTGCCGCCAGCGCGCGATCCCGTATCGACTCGTCAGCCGCAAGGAGATGGACATCGCCGATCCGGAATCGGTACTCGCCACGTTGAAGCGCATACGGCCGTGGGCCGTCGTCAATACGGCCGGCTACGTGCGCGTCGACGATGCCGAGTCCGACCGCATGCGCTGCTTCCGCGAAAACACCGAAGGTGCGGCGGTGCTGGCGCGCGAGTGCCGCCGCCTGGAACTTCCGATGATGACGTTCTCGACCGACCTGGTCTTCGACGGCTCGAGCAGTCGGCCGTACGTCGAGAGCGACCGCCCTCGCCCGCTCAACGCATACGGCGAGAGCAAGGCCGAGGCCGAGAAGCTGGTGCTGTCGTCGTGGGACGGCGCGCTGATCGTTCGCACCAGCGCGTTCTTCGGCCCGTGGGACGAGCACAACTTCCTCAAGCACGCCACGCGCTGCTGGCGCTCGGGCACCGTCGTCGAAGCCGATCCCGAGCAGGTCGTCACTCCTACGTACGTGCCCGAGCTCGCGCGCATCTGCCTCGACCTGCTCATCGACGGCGAGACCGGCCTGTGGCACGTCGCCAATCCGGATGCGGTGAGCTGGGCGGAGCTGGCATTGCGGCTGGCCGCGCTGCAGGGCTACCCGGCCTCGCTCGTGCGCGCCACGCGCGCGCGCACGTCGGTAGCGCCGCGCCCGCGCTACTCGGCGCTCGGCAGCGAGCGCGGCGTGCTGCTGCCCTCGCTGCAGAGCTGCCTGGAGCGATACGTAGCCGACTGCGCGCAGGAAGCTCAGCCGAGCGTGGCGTGA